DNA sequence from the Thamnophis elegans isolate rThaEle1 chromosome 4, rThaEle1.pri, whole genome shotgun sequence genome:
TTGTACTTTTAATTTGTTTGATTTACTGTTTCTCACTCCTTTTCTGCAGTCTGAATTATCATTGCTTACTGTGAAAGGGAATATAGTAGCATGATAgatgtgtatgtatttatataaaaagaaaacgAAAGTTGTACAGTACACTTTCCCCCTCTGGATTAATTTCAGATCTATCATGAATTTCATGATGAGGTGGATTTCTATCGTCAGCACTGGTGGCGTTGTAATGGGTCATGTCGAAATAGGAAACCTTATTATGGCTACGTAAAGCGTGTAATGAATAGGGCGCCATCTGCCAATGACTATTGGTGGGCAGAGCACCAAAGGAGCTGTGGGGGAACATTTACCAAGGTCAGAGAGCCCGACAACAGCTCCAAGAAAGGCAAGAAGAAAGATGATCAAGCAAAAATCCTTGACGATGGTCCACGTAtgtacctttttttaatttaccgtGTAACTAAATTCTGTATGGCTAAATGAAAAGATTAATTGCTAAAAGCTACTTAATTTTTTCTCAATAATGCTGATTAATATTTTCAAGTACATGGGATTGTGTTCAGTATAAAAGCAAAAAGCACTGAATATTGATTTTCTAGATGAGGGTGATTTGAGATTAACTTGAACTAGTGATTTGGATCCTAAAAGCAGTTGGAACCGAATGAAGTTTTCCATAAGAGACTTTCTCAATTCCTCGACTCCACTAGTTAGTAAAAAGGTTTCCATTCCAGAATCCGTAGATAGGTTTATAGTGAATTTTGTGTTCATGTAAGCCTTAAAATCAATCTTGATTTCTGATAACTaccttgtagttttcttggcattattttcagaaattgtttgccattgttttcttcCTAAATCTGAGAGAGAACTAAGCCTAAAGTCACcgagctggcttcatgcctaaggtgggattcgtgtagtggtgggattcaaaatcttTTCCTACCAATTGTATGAAAGCATGCACGTGCACTTTACGCACACGCGCTACACTCAAAGATCGCCCTCGATGTCAGcattggtgagctgagctgttgtttagctcagctgaagcacggcaatccgctctgccgtgtgaatcagctgagctaaaaaacaagggaatataggacagggaaggCGGGGCCAACCAAGAGGTAGCATTtgcagttctccgaactattcaaaatttccgctaccagttcgccagaatCAGTCTGAACtggcttaataccacctctggatttctggtttctagccttgtaACTTAACCACTGTATCAGACTGGTTctctgaaataaaaatagaaaaaaataaattccacTTAAATTAAGCTGCTTGTGTTCATATTCCATATTGGTTTTGCAGAATTCTCTCTCTACAAGTGCAATTTTATGAATGATACATCAAAATATTATGGACATGTTTCAAGCGctgtttttacaaataaatctGCTAAATTCATTTTGCAATGGGCATTACTCAGTACATGTAAATATATTGAGTAAGAAGCATTTGTAATAGCTGATGTTTATTTGAACTAAAAGAACTTCTGGTATAATTTCAGGAAAAGCTCATGGAAGCAGCATACAGACCATAATACCTTTTAGTGGGAAAGGATATATTCTTGGAGGAAAAAGAAGTGAATCATCATTAGAGGGAGCTGTAAGTCCAAGCATTAAGAGCAGAGAATTGCTCCAGTCACAATATCATTCACCTGCTGATTCATCTAGGTCAAATcctaaaaatgaaatcaaatttgagaaAAATGTTTCCTGCGCAACCGTCTCCTCTCCATTTTCTCCAAGCGGTCCTGAAAATAGCTCTGCTTCTAGTACCACATTTCCTAGATTTTCAGTTGCTAACCGTAAGGTTTATACTAATGTTAATGGCTCACCAGTTAAAAATACTTCTTTGGGGGGGCAAAGGTCAGAATCAAGTTCTACAAAGGCTCTAAGAGATATACCTCACAAAAGGGCTCCAGAAAACACAATTTCTATATCAGCTACAATGACTCCAAAATCCCAGTCACCATCTCAGAGAAACAGCAACACCCAGAATGGTGGCCCAGCAAAACGAGCCCGAATGGAAGATTCAGTTATGTTTGTcaactattttttaaagaaaggagaaCTCAAGGAGGCTAGTTCTTCTATGAACAATACAGCTAAATCAGCAATCTCAGAAACATCAATTAGTAACCAAAATAGAAACGTATATTGCCCCGTCTGTCAATCTGAAGTTTTGGAAACCAAAATTAATGAACACTTAGACCTCTGCCTCTGAAATCTTCTAATGTGGTTTTCATCTAAAACTGCTTTGCTCAAGATTTCtgtatttgtatgtatttatGCACTTTCTGTCTTTTACGTAGAAAAGTTTatatttgattttgttttgtgCATGAAACTCAAATGTGCATTGAATTTGTGTAAAACGGGTCCCCAATCTGCAGTTTGCGGCCCACTACCTGGCCATGGGCTAATCACCACTGGGCCACGTTAGGGGCCAGCCGGTGCACCTGTATACAGCTGCACTACATGAGCCTCCTATGAGCCCCAGTTGCACAAACCTCAGCGCTTGCAGCCTGTCACGCGAGTGTCAACGTGGGTGCTTGTGGCCCCACTTGCATGAGCATTGTGATGGGCATGTGTTGATTTAGAAAAACATCTACCTGATCAAAAATTGCAAAAGACAAGATATAATCAGCCTTAACCACTTGCTTGAGCCTTGCCACAAACATCACAGGCGCTATGCACACACGTGTGCATACTCTTGCCCTTCCACAAAATCATCCCCTTTCCCCACTCTGGGCCACCaacctggaaaggttggggaattctggtgtGAGAGACATGGGATTGTTTTCCCCTGAATTTGAAAGCTGTTGTCATATTGTAAAGAATACTGGCTACTTTTCTGTTTGCACCTAAAGAAATGGCTCACCAAGTATTTGCTTTAAAATTATCATGTCTGCTTTTTATCACCCAATTTATAGATTTTGGCTGGATTTCCAAAGCTTTTTTCTGTTGAGTTCAGAAGGGTTAGACTGATTTTTGATCAGGTAGATGTTTTTCTAAATCATAAACACGTAGGGAACACTACCATTTCATTTATAAAGTGCCTATTAAAGTGATGTATGCCTACTATTTATTAATAACTTTTGAAACCTATTTCCTCTGAGATGGAAATATATTCTTGCACATGAGAGTTGTCAGCCATttgtacaattaaaaataaatagcttTTCTGAAATCATATATGAACAGAACTCTCttcaaaaataaatcatgaaTTTCATAATCTGCTTTTCAAATAAAATGTAACATAACTTGTGTCTTTTATAGGTCAGTTAGGTTTTGGTGATCTGTACTAGCTTTTGTTTTGAACGGCAATGTTCATATAAGCATGCAAACATCTATTCAGGCTCGTATTTTATTGTTGACTGGAAAACCTACAATAGACAGTGCTATGAAAGAAACAGCCATGGCATCTTTCAATTTCAATCAGACATTCTACTAGCTTGCTGGTGATTGTTCATTGTCAACAGCCTGGAATGATAGATAAGTGATCGATAAGGAGAACAATTGTTGCTTCGCTTACGTGTATACTTTTCTCTATAATATCACAACCAGTCTCAAAAAAATTATTCAAAAGGCACAAAGCAATCTTGAGAtgggaaaataaataagaaaggcaTCCAGGGAATGCATTGAAATAATAGGGTAATAATAGGCAATATAAATTACTTCTATTGTGGTTATGGTACATATTTATACATGACGATGTTGACAAATTTATGCTTGATTGGGAAATGTGACTTTAATACCATTAATATCAACTTTAGATGTCAGCACAATCCTATTCCTCTTCAGAATCAGATGATGGAATGAGATGAAGGAACTAGATAAAAGGAAATAGAGAATCAAGAGAACTAATTGTCCAAGATGCATAGAAATAAGTTAAAACCACAAGATCAACTTAAATAAACACCTATTAGTTCAAAAGATGCATCAAACCAGAGTAGTGAAACAGACTAAAAGACATTTAcattcaaaaaatatatatggaaaACAAGCAGAAAATCTGCCAAAACAAATTCAGTTGACAATTGTGTTCACACATCATGGATTACCCCCTGTTAAATAAGATACGTTTTGGCTAGATTCAGATAATACATCAAAGCTACCTTGGGTGGGACAAAGAAACAAATCTTTAGGGTATTAACAGCAGAcattgtatacatacatacaaaaagcACAGGCTTGCCCCCAAAGCTGATTGGATTATGGCACAGAACAAGGAGCAAAAAAGTGTTAAAAGATTCACAGTGTACAAAAAAAGGGATGACTTAAAACTTCGCATTAAAATATTGAGGCAAATAGAATATGAAGCAACTTTTAAAAGAAGAATATGAAGTAAGCCATGGTTCTAATCATGGGCCATCACAGGTCATGGGCCATCACAGGCCATCATGGTTCTAATCATGGGCCATCACAGGTCGATGCAAAATTTACCGTCTATGTGCTTATATTAGACTGACAAATATATAAGGATGGAGTTTGCATCATGACATCATGTGAGGCAAGTAATTGTTCTATTGATTCCAATAGATGCTATCTATGCTGTAGatcgggtgtcaaactcgcatcgtcactgtggcatcatgtgacattgggacctttttcccctttgctaaaccaggcggaGCAGGGCCAGCAGCATGCGATGCATCTGGCCCTTGGGtcgtgagtttggcacccctgttgTAGATTACATTCTATGCCTTTTGGGTAATGCAGCTTGAACATAATTACTGGGTCTAGATCTGTGGTTTCCAACATGGGACCCACGCCCCACAGgggagcaatttgatttttaatgggggcaatttgaacctttacaccaagttaatggccttttaggcttccatgtgagtagagttcgctttttgagtaaagtaagaattatatgcgGGGGATGGGCGCTTTAgggttttagagatgcttaggtggggcatggccaaaaaaaggttgggaaccactggtctagatgatGGTATCCAACTGAATTCAATTATATTATTAATctaacaaaaatatataaaacaagcATAGAACAAGCCCCTAAGTGATCTAATCCAACTTACTCAAGTAACTGATCtaatgtattcatttttattgtaaCCAACTGTGTAGAAATAGTTGTTATGAAGAATCTCCAGAGATCTACTACACTGCATATATTTAAGAGGCAATTTGTGGCCAAGCAATGGATATATATCATAGCCCATAAGGCTATGAGTTTACATTTTTATACTGTAGTTTTTCTAAATTGCACTGTATTTTACTGTTGTTTTTATATGTCTGGTTACATACTTATAAACATTTATAGAGGGGTCTCCCTAAATATTGGAAATAACAATAATACATCAAAACATAAACCAAGGCTCTTGCATTTGTGTTGTTGAAAGATTTTCTCATTGTTTTGACAAAACTCttaaagttaaaaacacaaatttGTAGTAAAAACATGGTCAGAAAATTAAATTTCTCAGAACAAAGTTCTAACAGTGAAAAAAAAGTGAACTATTGATTTGATGAGGaaccatttttatttaaatgttatatGAACCAACTAAAGAATTGTAATCAATTGAAGAGTATCTCGTACATAAGCAATCAAGGGTGCTTtatgtagatcagtggttctcaaccttcccaatgccgtgatcctttaatacagttcatGTTGTGGTAACCCCCAAGAATAAAATGTTGCTACTTCCTAATTGTAATTTTGcaattttccgatggtcttaggtgacccctgtgaaagggttgtttgacccccaaaggggtcgcgacagaaccactgatatagatgGTTAAAAGTGAATCCTCTTAATGTCTTCTGACAAGTATATGTAATTGTCCATTCCCTAGGAGATGACTAGCCTTGAAATGTATCCAGATAGCATTTTCTTCATTTGTGGATTAGAAGACACAAGGGCAGGCAGAAGATCCTACCCTGTTTATCTAGTGATTGTGAATTCAGTTTGTGTGGATATACTCAGAATACCTATCTACATCTCTCAATCAAGAACTGTGTTTACAGCAAGGGAGGCACTAAGGTAGTAGAGATAAAATGTTTATAATCATAGTGTTGACTTACTAACAGGCCACAGCACTTTTCTCCCTCCTCTATTTTCCCTCAGCAGCCTCACTTTTAAAAACAATCCCAGCTAGATTAGATAATTAAAAACAGGGTTTATAAATAAAGCTAACAGACTTTTGACTACAGTTACAGTGTCACTGCCTGCTAAAAACAGGcacacgcgtgcacacacacacagtttatcAGATTACAAATTAGTTGCTGTGGAATAGGCTTTAAAAGAGTTACATAATTACAAAATAACCACATTGTTTCAAGAATTTTCATAATCTTTTAATTAGATTAGCTTTACAAGCAACTCGAGAGCTGTTTCAATAAGGAACACTGATTTTCAAAAGTTACATGACTTTATAATAAATCTGCAAATGAATCCTGAATTTCTTTGCCTGCTAGATAAAAGTCTTGTTTTACAGCTGGCTAATGTcatgaaataaaaatagcatCATGAAGCTTTATCTTTAACCAGGACTAAACAGAAATACAGGCCATAAGACAGTTTAAAAATAGTCTGAAACAGGTTTCTGTTTGGTGATGCCCCAGGCTGAAAATTTAACTAACGTGAACTGTTTTCAAATGGGCATCAGAGGCCCGGTTTGGTAACTTTTGTAAATAATGGAGATATCCAAGAGATTGTATATCTCACCAGCAAGCGCAAATTTAAGATGCTGATTGATACCTTTGAATAAAGGGACAAAAAAGTAAAATCTTAGGTTTGCATTTTAACACATTAAACATAATACAAAAGCAGTTAAAAGTTAGATTTACTAGGCCTAAACTGTGCATTGTGCTGCAGATCAGTCGGTAAAGAATTAACACTCCTTGGCCAGGCTTCCAGAGGCACTTAAGAGTAAGATGTGTTTTCTTCTGATTTACCAGGATGAAGAGAAAAGTCAAACTATTACAAGTTTTGACAGCTAGTAAGTAATTTTGGGAGAAGGGAACAGAAGGGAACAAAACCCAAAGTTTTTTTTGTAACTTTCCCCAGCATGTTattttaatgttgaattttctcCCTTCTGTCAATGGTCATTAAGCACAATCCTtgttgtttttcatgttttacaTGAATAGTaaggtttttttaataaaaattactgAGCTTTCCATAGAAAAGGACTTTTAAGAATATAAACTATACAGATGTTAAGTTGCATACAGAAAAACATTTCTGTACACTTACTTTATTTTGATTAAGTGAGGCAAAAAGGGATTGGTGATGCTATCAGTAAGGCTGGGAGAATTTAAAAGCTTCCCCCTTCAGGGAATCACATTTTAGCAGAAAAATAAATTTCACATAGCTGATAAATGAATGTTATTGTTCCTCACTCTCCCCCGACCCCCAAACATTAGACCATTGTAAAAATTTCTCCATGATATGAAATCCTTCACATATTAAGCCTGCAGTGATGCACTTCAGTCTTAATGTATTTAATATACACCTGACATTATGTAAGAAGATCAAGGGGCAAACAGTAAAGGATGAGGGATGGTAATGCTTTGAGAGAAAACGTATCTGATTTTAACTTACACAAATGAGAGAAAGCTTTGAAATGAGTTAAGACAGATCTCCCATCAAAGTAGTAGAAGGGGTGTTGCTTCATCTAAAAGCCTAGAAAAGCCCTTACAGTTTAGGTATTGAATGATATTTGTGGACAGAATCCACCTAGTAATTCATCTGCAGAAGTTGCACAAGAGCccagcttttctttgaagaactGCATTTCCATTAAATGGGTTCACAGATGAAGTTCCCAGTGGAGTACACCCATAGCGTTCAACACTATGACAGTACAGATAGTATCAAGTTCACTTAGTGGCCAGCCAGTCACTTAGAAAACCCAAATGAGacagattaaaaaatggttacttTCCGGATTCAGTAAGTAAAGCCATAAGTAACTGACAGAAAGACAGGCATCGTTTCATGTTGCTTAAGTTTCAGAGAGAACAtaatacaatcaatcaatcaaatcagtaTAAGATATGAAAAAAATGGGTTCTCAGATGATGATTAAAGTGCTCCTTTTTGGATTTTAGGTAAAAAGACAATCAtttactggcatttcatttatttaaattaagtTTTATATGGTAGAATAATGGGGAAAATAGTAGATTTACAAAAATAGAGAAATGCTACTTTGTAGAATGTTTTGTTCAATTTTGATCACCAAACCTAGTTATACAAAATTATTTAAACCCAACATTTATCACTTTTTTAAAGAGGAAGATGAACGACTGAATGTCAAAAGATGAATGATAGAAAAATCTCAAAATGTTGGGCACTTCATGTGTAAACTGTCAATCTTTACATTAGCAGTCACGGGATTGGAGTCACAATCATGGAGTACAATGCTTCAGCAGTTAAAAAGCCATTTGATGTAACATTGAAACCCATTGTTTACCGATTCAAAATCTTGATTTGGtgctgattttctttttcttaatattCACATTCAAAAGTTAATAGATATCATCAAGGTTTGATGAAGGTGAGGTGAAAAGATCCAGGATGTAGAGGAGGGAACTGTAGACCAAAGGCTTTTACAATTGTTCTTTCCCATCTGAATCTGAAGGTTTATTTAGTTCAACCCTCACACCTTTTTCACCTGCAAAGAAGGGAGGATATTATATGGAATGATGGTACTGATACACGGATTTGAAATGttataatttttcttttattaaactttaaaacaaaatacacaTTTTTAGAACTTCAAAATTAATGCCTGTTTGAAACCAAGTTAAATATTAATTGACTACAAAAGTGAATGAAgttggggaaaaaaccccaacatcAAGGCACATATTTGCGCTTGTCTTTTGAAtgttaaaactatttttattatgttattttgttataattaatacaatgtcttagtttcatttttattcatttactcaTCTAATTTATATGGGCCCCCATCTCACAAAAAAGTTCCTTTTATAGGcaatacaaccataattgagcccataaTTAGTCCTTGAAGCGGGTGACAGCAGAGaaatctgcctcctgagtcccagaaaTGTAGTTCCCTGACAGGCCCACACTTTTCAGCTGGAACTGATAGAACAGGCAAATATAGTTGGGGAGAAATGGTCCCTCAAATAATCTGGCCCATGTAGGGCTTTTTAAGTAAGAAAAACGGCACCTTGAATCGAAACTGAAAACAGACTTATAACCAGTGCAGGTTGTGAAACTGTTgtaatgtgtgttcttttagacTACAGACACAAATAACTGCATGTGCCATTGCATTTTGAACCAGCTGAGGTTAACAGTTTCATAGTTTTAATTCTAACTTAACTTCTGTGGACCTCACTCCATATTTAAGAGATCTCCTTGATGTGTCTATCGTCCCTGTCacattttgattttttattttcttcgttcaaatttgtaattttcatttaaataaatcaataataaataaagtttccagctgctcttcaagggcagtcccacaCAAGTAGAGCAAAATTTAAGGATACTTCAGAGAACcaagtaaataaatattcatcTTTTAGAAACTATGCAATGTGCCTATCCAAGGCTATATACTTTTTCCACTTCCCTCTTACCCTTACACAGCAAAAGTCAGCTAGTAAGAATGATATATAATTCTATTTTTGCCAAAGTAGCCAGTTTTAGTAAACTATATCTCTATAGTGGATATTGCTTGATATTTTAATAAAGTGATAGTAGCTCAATTTCTATGCTCTAGATTATTGTAATTTTGATTAAGTACaatctttaaaaatagaatagtCCTACTAGACCAAATTCAAGTAAAAAATTTGTAAAAACACTCAGTAAGAAAATATGGCAACTTACTTACCTGTTAAGTATTTTACTTTTGCACGGGCTCTTTCATCTGCATCAAAATACCACACTGTTATTGCGTacctttaaaagaataaaaaaggtgAAGCAGTAATGGCACATTAAAATAATGCTGCTGTTTAGATTACTTGAGATTATTTCTATTACACTTAAAAAGTACAATTTCAACACAATTTGTCAGTTTTATAGAACTATTTTCTCCCTTATGTGGCGCCCATGAATATCATGATCTTTCATAATTTATAGGGAACTAGGTATTTTTTAAAGTGAAGCTCAAGACGCTTACTATCTTAATTTCTCTAGAACTGAGACCTCTGTAATTTATGGAAAATCATTTTAAATCAATATGAATATAAAAACTATTGAAGTATGTTGTATCTTTGCTAATtaatgttatttataaaataattttaccaGTCTATTAATTCTTTACAAAACATTTGAAAGATGTTCCTCACTTACATCACATAATGATTCCTTAATTTTTCAATTTTGAATTGAAAGTTTATTTTTTGCATTAGTTAAAATTGTGATTTCTTGATCTTCTAGGAAAAATTACTATCTCCAAATTATCTAAATATCATTTCTGTAGGTACAACATTTCCTGatatatggatttcaactcccagtatttctcagccagcatggctatTGCTGAGAATACTAGGAACTGAATTTTATACATCTGGAGAGCCCCAAGATAATAGGAGGCTGTTTTAGCCTTTAAATAAATAACACCACAATAGATTAAGTTTATTTACCTTTTTTGCAATCTCTGAAATAAGATACATACAGGTCCAGCCCAAGAACAACAtagttaatttctttatttcttacatTCAATAGACAGAATCATTAGACTTTTTAACTAAACACAACTCTACTAAAATAAGATCCATTAAAGGTTTTCATTATTGTCCAAAATTCTAACTTTTTAGTTATATATTCTACAGTACTTAAAACTGATAGACTTTGATCCTGATGGCCGACAAATAGTAGCCGCATGGTAGATCCCTAAATTGCAATAAGCATTTTAAGTGGGTTTTGTTCATCTATAACTTTCTAGAAAGCAATTAATGTGTTTTTGAAAGCTAAAACAGCAAGTTTTTAACATTTCACACCCTGCCAGGCTTCTTTAAAATCTGTATGCATGATTCATTCATCTCACCTTGTAGCAAATGCAGGCTGCACTTCATGAGGATTGCGGCGATCAGACCAGAAGAACAGCAGTCTGTCAAATTTAGGTTCAATATCAGCAAACTGGGCTTTGCCTTCTGGGAATATTCGAAGAATACCTCCATTTACCTTGAAAAAAATCCAACAGGAATTTACATTTTTAGTAGTTATCAGTTATTGTAAGATATTATCTGCTACAatagataataacaataatggaaATGCTTCCTAATATTC
Encoded proteins:
- the SPRTN gene encoding sprT-like domain-containing protein Spartan — translated: MDEDFLLALQLQEEWGAEDEEVRVQTLSSDPPRPLSLMDDAWELMDPNPDVRGLFLQFNETLFWGRLAAVEVKWSPRMTLCAGVCCYEGHGGMCSIRLSEPLLKLRPRKDLVETLLHEMIHALLFVTNNDKDRESHGPEFCKHMHRINRLTGANITIYHEFHDEVDFYRQHWWRCNGSCRNRKPYYGYVKRVMNRAPSANDYWWAEHQRSCGGTFTKVREPDNSSKKGKKKDDQAKILDDGPRKAHGSSIQTIIPFSGKGYILGGKRSESSLEGAVSPSIKSRELLQSQYHSPADSSRSNPKNEIKFEKNVSCATVSSPFSPSGPENSSASSTTFPRFSVANRKVYTNVNGSPVKNTSLGGQRSESSSTKALRDIPHKRAPENTISISATMTPKSQSPSQRNSNTQNGGPAKRARMEDSVMFVNYFLKKGELKEASSSMNNTAKSAISETSISNQNRNVYCPVCQSEVLETKINEHLDLCL